TTTTTCGACCGATGCCTGGGTTTCCTTCAAGGTCTGGGGCATCATGCCGATCACCATTTTCTTCACGCTTTCACAAATGCCGCTTATCCAGAAGCACACTTTGCCTGAGGCGAAAGCCGAATAAATAAGAAGGCGGCGAAAGCCGAATGAATAAGAACGTGGTGAAAGCCGAATGAATAAGAGTTCGGTGAAGGCCGAATAACAAACGCATGAAAATGGAGGACGCCATGCCCCAGATCGACAAAAGACTCGATATCGAACAGTTCATCTGCCGCAGCGATAATTATGGCGTTCTCATCCATGATCCTGAAAGTGAGCTGACCGCGGCAATCGACGCGCCGGATGCGCACGCAATCGAAGCGGCGCTCAAGCGCCGTGGCTGGACGCTCGACTTCATTTTCACGACGCATCATCACCTTGATCACGTCGAAGGCAACGAGGCGCTGAAAGCCAAATTCGGCGTCAGCATCATCGGACCAAAGGCTGAGCTAAACAAAATCCCGACACTCGACCGTACCGTTCAGGACGGCGACGAGTTCACCTTCGGACTTTTCAAGGTCAAAGTGATTTCCACACCCGGTCACACGGCTGGCGAGATTTCCTTTTATCTGCCAGAAGCAAAAGTCGTGTTTACAGGCGACACGCTTTTTGCACTGGGCTGCGGTCGACTGTTTGAAGGAACACCGGATATCATGTTCCAGTCGCTGCAAAAGCTTGTGGCGCTGCCGGGCGATACTGCCGTTTATTGCGGCCACGAATATACGCAGAGCAATGCACGCTTTGCCTTGACCATCGATCCCGACAATTCGGCATTGAAGGAACGTGCAGCCGAGATTGCGCGGCTCCGTGCAGCTGATAAGATGACCCTGCCCTCCAGCATAGCGCTTGAAATGGCAACCAATCCATTTCTTCGCTGGCACGATGGCCGCATTCGCACGCGGCTTGGAATGCAGGGCGCAACTGATGAAGCGGTTTTCGCGGAAATCCGTAAGCGCAAGGATTTATTCTAGGACATTACCATGATGACGATTTCTCGCTTCAAACAGTTTCATGCAGCAGCTCTGCTCGGCCTTTCTCTTGCGATCCTTCCGCAGTCAGCGAACATGGCCTTTGCCGAAGACATTCTGGCAATTGCAACGCCACCGCAGACACCAGCTGACATCAACAATTTCAAGCTGACCGAAGACCTCCTGACGCGTATGGAAAAAATCCATACGCAGCTTGAGGATATGCAGCTTTCACCGACTGCCGAAGAAGGTCAGGATGCGCAGCCGTCGATGGATTCCATGGTCAAGAGCATCGAATCGCGCCCGCAAGTGGTTGAGGTGATGAAGGCGGAAAACATCGAGCCACGCGATTATCTTCTCGCCTATTTCGCCATGATGAGCGCGCTTGCAGCAGCCGATGCCGAAGAAGAAGATCAGCTTGTCGATGAAGTGAAGCAGATCAATCCCGAGCACCTCGTCTTTGGCAAACAATATGGCGACCGCATTCGCGAACTGATCGGAGAATAGAGCATCAATGAAAAACCGGCGAAGTTTCCTTCGCCGGTTTTTTCTTTCAAGATGATTGCCTTAGCAGCCGTAGTGCGTTGATTGTCACCAGAACGGTCGCGCCGGTATCGGCCAGAATTGCTGGCCAGAGGCCGGTAATCCCCAGCACCGTGGTCACAAGGAATACCGCTTTAAGACCAAGTGCGATTGTAATGTTCTGATGAATATTACGCATGGTCCGCTTCGACAGATCGACCATCGCAGCCACATCACCGACGCGACCATGCAGCACCGCTGCATCCGCAGTTTCCAGCGCCACATCCGTACCGCCACCCATGGCGATGCCAACATCGGCTGCAGCAAGCGCTGGCGCGTCATTGATACCATCGCCAACCTTGGCAACAACCTGACCCGCATTGCGAAACTCGCCAACAATCCGCTGCTTGTCTTCCGGCAGGAGTTCGGCGCGCACTTCGATGCCCAGATCCTTGCCGATAGCTTCTGCCGTGCGACGATTATCGCCGGTCAGCATAACGGTACGAATACCGGCTTCCTTCAGCGTCTTAAGCCCCGCAATCGCATCCGCGCGCGGCTCATCACGCATGGCTATGGCACCTGCAATTTTTCCGTCTGCAACCAGAACAGAAACCGTCTTACCTTCATCATTGCAGGCAGCGATCCGCGCCGCCAGATCGTCCGGAATGGCAGAGATTTCATTCGCAGCCTTGCGCGAACCCAAGAACAGCTCAATGCCATCAGCTTTACCTGACACACCCTTGCCGCCATGTGCCTTACCTGCCGAAACGGCTGAGAGTTTCAGGCCACGCGTATCAGATGCACCGACAATCGCTAAAGCCAGCGGATGGCTTGAACCTGCATCAAGTGATGCAGCCAGTCGCAAGACTTCTTCTTCCGAAAGTGCGCCAGACAGAACATCCGTTACCTGCGGCTTGCCTTCTGTCAGCGTACCGGTTTTGTCGAAACAGGCGGTCGTAATCTTGCCTATGGTTTCAAGAACTGCGCCCCCCTTCAACAACAGCCCGCGCCTCGCACCGGCCGAAAGCGAGGCGGCAATGGCTGCAGGTGTCGAAATAACCAGCGCACAGGGGCAACCGATCAGCAGAATGGCCAGACCTTTATAAATCCACTCACCCCATTCAGCACCCGCGACCAGCGGCGGCAGAATGGCAACCAGAGCCGCCACGACAACCACGCCCGGCGTATAGTAAGTCGAGAAGCGATTGATGAAACGCTCTGTGGGTGCTTTGGCTTCCTGTGCTTCCTCAACCAGCCGCACAACACGCGCAATCGTGTTGTCCTGCGCTGCGGCTGTCACTTTGACCCGCAACAGCCCGTCGCCATTGATGGTGCCTGCAAAGACGCTGTCGCCGACTGCCTTGCCGACAGGCGTGCTTTCACCCGTGACGGGTGCTTCATCGATAGCGCTTTCACCCGAAATGATCTCGCCATCCGCAGGCATACGATCACCGGGACGCACCGCAATTACGTCGCCCACGCTCAGCTCTTCCGCTGGTACTTCTTTTGTGGAGCCATTGCTTTCCAAAAAGGCGGTCTTCGGCACCAATGCCGTCAGCGACTGAATGCTTGCGCGCGCCTTGCCTGCGGCCACACCTTCCAGCAATTCACCAACCAGAAACAGGAAGACGACAGCGGCAGCTTCTTCGGTCGCACCGATGATGACAGCGCCAATGGCCGCAATAGTCATCAGCATTTCAATCGAAAACGGCGTGCCATTGATGGCTGCGGAATAAGCACGCTTTGCAATCGGTATGAGGCCGATCAGCATTGCAGCCGTAAAGGCCCATAATTCAATCGGCGGATAAAGATGACCAACAATATAGGCAACCACCAGACCACCGCCACAGGCGAGCATCATCTGGCCCTTGCCGCTCTGCCACCAGCGCTTCGGTTTTGCAGGCACCTTTGGCTGGATTTTGAGCGCCCCTGTCGATTGCGCGCTGGCTTTGTAGCCAAGTGCCGTAACCTTCGCGGCAATCTCGTCAACACTGGCCGAGCCGTCATGATTGACGGTCATGGTGCCATTTGTGACGGAAACAGACACATCCTGCACCCCGCCGACACGACGAACAGCCGTGTCGATCTTGGCGGCACAGGAAGCACAATCCATACCCTCCACGCTGAAGCGTAAACTGTCGGCGCCCGCTGTAATCTGCTTTGCTTCGGGTTCGTCATGAGCGTGATCATGATGATCGTGGTCGTGCTTGTGGTCATGATCATGGCCGCTACAGCCTGCGTGGTCATGGTCATGGTCATGGTCGTGATCGTGATGCTCATGCTTGGCAGGTGCTTTTTCGTCAGCCAATGGTTCGATGCCATAGCCAAGACTGCGGACCTTTTTGGCAACACTTTCCAGATCGCTGCTGCCATCATGGCGCACCGTCATCATGCCCGTCGTCACCGACACGGAAACATCTTCCACGCCCGAAACGCGGCGCACAGCCGTATCGATTTTTGTCGCGCAGGAAGCGCAATCCATGCCTTCAACGCGAAAGCGGTTTTGTTTCAAAATCTCGTTCATGACCTGCCCCTATCGAGACCACTCTTGAATTGTCTGAAACAAGGTCTACATCCTCTAGTGACTAGAGGAGCAAGAGAAAAAATGATTACCAATGTTCCGATTGGCGAAGCATCGAAAGCCAGCGGTGTGAAAGTGCCAACTATCCGTTATTACGAGCAAATCGGGCTTCTCCCGGTGCCTCCGCGCACGGAAGGAAATCGCCGCCTTTATGACAATGCCGATATTCAGCGGCTGTTATTCATCCGCCATGCGCGCGATCTGGGCTTTGAAGTGGATGCGATCCGCACGCTTTTAGACCTTCAGGACAATCCCGACCAGTCGTGCGCTGCAGCTGATTCTATTGCACGCGCGCGCCTGATCGATGTCGAGCATCGCATCACCAAACTATTGTCTTTGAAAACTGAACTTTTGCGGATGCTGGATTGCACGGCACATGGCCGTATCGACCAGTGCCGCGTTATCGAAATCCTGGGCAATCACGATGAATGCGTACATCCGAAGCACTAAACTTCAGACGCAACCATCAATAAGCGGCCATCGCCTTACTGAATCTTCTCGAATCGAGTCGCCTCGATTTTCAGCGTCCCGAGCTGCGTGCCTATGCGGGCAACAACCGGCGCATAGATGCCGGAATTGCCTAATGAAGCGAAAGAGATCGTCATCTTGCTGCGCGTGCTCAGATAGTCGATGGCCTTCTTGCCCTTCTGGTAGCCTGAGATCGGCACGAACTTGGCCGAGCAGATCACCGATTCGCCCGTAAAACCTTCCGTCGTGAAAGATTCTGTGCCATTGAACGCCAACCGGATGTCGGCACGGGTCTGACCATCGAAAACTTGAAGCGT
The Ochrobactrum sp. BTU1 DNA segment above includes these coding regions:
- the gloB gene encoding hydroxyacylglutathione hydrolase: MPQIDKRLDIEQFICRSDNYGVLIHDPESELTAAIDAPDAHAIEAALKRRGWTLDFIFTTHHHLDHVEGNEALKAKFGVSIIGPKAELNKIPTLDRTVQDGDEFTFGLFKVKVISTPGHTAGEISFYLPEAKVVFTGDTLFALGCGRLFEGTPDIMFQSLQKLVALPGDTAVYCGHEYTQSNARFALTIDPDNSALKERAAEIARLRAADKMTLPSSIALEMATNPFLRWHDGRIRTRLGMQGATDEAVFAEIRKRKDLF
- the cadA gene encoding cadmium-translocating P-type ATPase, with the translated sequence MNEILKQNRFRVEGMDCASCATKIDTAVRRVSGVEDVSVSVTTGMMTVRHDGSSDLESVAKKVRSLGYGIEPLADEKAPAKHEHHDHDHDHDHDHAGCSGHDHDHKHDHDHHDHAHDEPEAKQITAGADSLRFSVEGMDCASCAAKIDTAVRRVGGVQDVSVSVTNGTMTVNHDGSASVDEIAAKVTALGYKASAQSTGALKIQPKVPAKPKRWWQSGKGQMMLACGGGLVVAYIVGHLYPPIELWAFTAAMLIGLIPIAKRAYSAAINGTPFSIEMLMTIAAIGAVIIGATEEAAAVVFLFLVGELLEGVAAGKARASIQSLTALVPKTAFLESNGSTKEVPAEELSVGDVIAVRPGDRMPADGEIISGESAIDEAPVTGESTPVGKAVGDSVFAGTINGDGLLRVKVTAAAQDNTIARVVRLVEEAQEAKAPTERFINRFSTYYTPGVVVVAALVAILPPLVAGAEWGEWIYKGLAILLIGCPCALVISTPAAIAASLSAGARRGLLLKGGAVLETIGKITTACFDKTGTLTEGKPQVTDVLSGALSEEEVLRLAASLDAGSSHPLALAIVGASDTRGLKLSAVSAGKAHGGKGVSGKADGIELFLGSRKAANEISAIPDDLAARIAACNDEGKTVSVLVADGKIAGAIAMRDEPRADAIAGLKTLKEAGIRTVMLTGDNRRTAEAIGKDLGIEVRAELLPEDKQRIVGEFRNAGQVVAKVGDGINDAPALAAADVGIAMGGGTDVALETADAAVLHGRVGDVAAMVDLSKRTMRNIHQNITIALGLKAVFLVTTVLGITGLWPAILADTGATVLVTINALRLLRQSS
- a CDS encoding helix-turn-helix domain-containing protein; its protein translation is MTNVPIGEASKASGVKVPTIRYYEQIGLLPVPPRTEGNRRLYDNADIQRLLFIRHARDLGFEVDAIRTLLDLQDNPDQSCAAADSIARARLIDVEHRITKLLSLKTELLRMLDCTAHGRIDQCRVIEILGNHDECVHPKH